One Comamonas endophytica DNA window includes the following coding sequences:
- the xdhA gene encoding xanthine dehydrogenase small subunit yields MTLPVLQFVRRGQTVTLRDVPPERTLLEVLREDLGCTGTKEGCAEGDCGACTVVVGEPEGDTLRYSAVNSCIRLAHSVQGLALWTVEDLARDPLIEREAPAVIHPAQAAMVSCHGSQCGFCTPGFVMSLFGMYQNRVCQGQSVTRELAQHDLSGNLCRCTGYRPILDAAQQMEQLPRAQVNEAAVLAQLQSLKPPVLGDAAYLAPRSLAELLQARAAHPQAQIVAGGTDVGLWVTKQFREFGRVLDVTRVAELREISDQGEHLAIGAAATLTQAFEALLALWPQLDEFAARFAGLPVRNAGTLGGNVANGSPIGDSMPLLIALRAQVVLASLRGERRLPLEEFYTGYRQNQLAADELLVRIEVPKPRAGDLLRVYKVSKRTDDDISAVCLAIQLTLQGGQVQAASIGVGGVAATPVRARATEAVLTGAAWNETSVVRAADTLRGEFQPLSDMRASSDYRRALLAHLLERYWRESTDTASQLATLRPLAQAAAVQKALA; encoded by the coding sequence ATGACCCTGCCAGTTCTGCAATTCGTCCGCCGCGGCCAGACCGTGACACTGCGCGATGTGCCGCCCGAGCGCACGCTTCTCGAAGTCCTGCGCGAAGACCTGGGCTGCACCGGCACCAAGGAAGGCTGCGCCGAGGGCGACTGCGGCGCCTGCACCGTGGTGGTGGGCGAGCCCGAGGGAGACACGCTGCGTTACTCGGCCGTCAACAGCTGCATCCGCCTGGCGCACTCGGTGCAGGGCCTGGCGCTGTGGACCGTCGAGGACCTGGCGCGCGACCCCCTGATCGAGCGCGAGGCGCCGGCCGTCATCCATCCGGCGCAGGCCGCCATGGTCAGCTGCCACGGCTCGCAGTGCGGCTTCTGCACGCCGGGCTTCGTCATGAGCCTGTTCGGCATGTACCAGAACCGCGTATGCCAGGGCCAGAGCGTCACGCGCGAGCTGGCGCAGCACGACCTGTCGGGCAATCTGTGCCGCTGCACCGGCTACCGGCCTATTCTCGACGCGGCCCAGCAGATGGAGCAATTGCCGCGCGCGCAGGTGAACGAGGCCGCGGTACTGGCGCAGCTGCAATCGCTGAAGCCGCCAGTGCTCGGAGATGCCGCCTATCTTGCGCCGCGCAGCCTGGCCGAACTGCTGCAGGCGCGCGCCGCGCACCCCCAGGCGCAGATCGTGGCCGGCGGCACCGATGTGGGCCTGTGGGTCACCAAGCAGTTCCGTGAATTCGGCCGGGTGCTGGATGTGACGCGCGTGGCCGAGCTGCGCGAGATCAGCGACCAGGGCGAGCATCTTGCGATTGGCGCGGCCGCCACGCTGACCCAGGCCTTCGAGGCGCTCCTGGCGCTGTGGCCGCAGCTCGATGAATTCGCCGCGCGCTTCGCCGGCCTGCCGGTGCGCAATGCGGGCACGCTGGGCGGCAACGTCGCCAACGGCTCGCCGATCGGCGACTCGATGCCGCTGCTGATCGCGCTGCGCGCGCAGGTGGTGCTGGCCAGCCTGCGCGGCGAGCGCCGCCTGCCGCTGGAAGAGTTCTATACCGGCTACCGCCAGAACCAGCTGGCGGCCGACGAACTGCTGGTGCGCATCGAAGTGCCCAAGCCGCGCGCCGGTGATCTGCTGCGCGTGTACAAGGTTTCCAAGCGCACGGACGACGACATCTCCGCGGTCTGCCTGGCGATCCAGCTGACGCTGCAGGGTGGCCAAGTGCAGGCGGCGTCGATTGGCGTGGGCGGCGTGGCCGCCACGCCGGTGCGCGCGCGCGCCACCGAGGCCGTGCTGACGGGCGCTGCCTGGAACGAGACCAGCGTCGTGCGCGCCGCCGATACGCTGCGCGGCGAATTCCAGCCGCTGTCCGACATGCGCGCCAGCAGCGACTACCGGCGCGCGCTGTTGGCCCATCTGCTCGAGCGCTACTGGCGCGAGAGCACCGATACCGCAAGCCAGCTGGCCACCCTTCGCCCCCTGGCGCAAGCTGCTGCCGTTCAGAAAGCCCTGGCATGA
- a CDS encoding ABC transporter ATP-binding protein, whose protein sequence is MNPPETNSAPGHPPPRLQLTGITKRYPAVVANSGVSLTVQPGEVHAVLGENGAGKSTLMKIIYGSVKPDEGLLRVDGKEVQVRNPQEARQLGIAMVFQHFSLFDTLTVAENVWLGLDKQIALAEVVRRIEETAQVYGMDIDPQRPVHTLSVGEMQRVEIIRALLTRPRLLILDEPTSVLTPQAVDKLFVVLRKLASEGCSILYISHKLHEIRALCNTCTVLRGGKVTGVCDPREESNASLSRLMIGAEPPALTHREVAAGETVLRVQDLWLTRTDQFGVDLEGIDFEVRAGEVVGIAGVSGNGQKELLYSLSGEDRRAAPGMVQMAGHHAGRMSPRQRRALGLHFVPEERLGRGAVPTMSLAHNLLLTRDDAVGRGGWLRMDALQQQARAIIERFQVKAGGPQAVAKSLSGGNLQKFIVGREIEAKPRLLIISQPTWGVDVGAAAQIRGEILALRDAGCAVLVLSEELDELFEICDRLHVVAKGQLSPSVPRAEATVQRIGEWMSGLWHDEAPAGAAGAQHAQA, encoded by the coding sequence ATGAATCCCCCTGAAACAAATTCCGCGCCCGGCCACCCGCCGCCGCGCTTGCAACTGACGGGCATCACCAAACGTTATCCGGCCGTCGTGGCCAACAGTGGCGTCTCGCTGACAGTGCAGCCCGGCGAGGTGCATGCCGTGCTGGGCGAGAACGGCGCGGGCAAGTCGACCCTGATGAAGATCATCTACGGCTCGGTCAAGCCCGACGAGGGCCTGCTGCGGGTCGATGGCAAGGAAGTGCAGGTGCGCAATCCCCAGGAAGCGCGCCAGCTGGGCATTGCCATGGTGTTTCAGCATTTCAGCCTGTTCGACACGCTCACCGTGGCGGAGAACGTCTGGCTGGGCCTGGACAAGCAGATCGCGCTGGCCGAGGTCGTGCGCCGCATCGAGGAAACCGCGCAGGTCTACGGCATGGACATCGACCCGCAGCGCCCGGTCCACACCCTGTCCGTGGGCGAGATGCAGCGCGTCGAGATCATCCGCGCGCTGCTCACGCGCCCGCGCCTGCTGATTCTCGACGAACCCACTTCGGTGCTGACGCCGCAGGCCGTCGACAAGCTGTTCGTGGTGCTGCGCAAGCTCGCTTCCGAAGGCTGCAGCATCCTCTATATCAGCCACAAGCTGCATGAGATCCGCGCGCTGTGCAACACCTGCACGGTGCTGCGCGGCGGCAAGGTGACGGGCGTGTGCGATCCGCGCGAGGAGTCGAATGCCTCGCTGTCACGGCTGATGATCGGCGCCGAGCCGCCGGCGCTGACGCACCGCGAAGTCGCAGCCGGGGAGACGGTGCTGCGCGTGCAGGACCTGTGGCTGACGCGCACCGACCAGTTCGGGGTGGACCTGGAAGGCATCGATTTCGAGGTGCGCGCGGGCGAGGTCGTGGGCATTGCCGGCGTGTCGGGCAACGGCCAGAAGGAATTGCTCTACAGCCTCTCGGGCGAGGACCGGCGCGCGGCGCCGGGCATGGTGCAGATGGCCGGCCATCATGCCGGGCGCATGTCGCCGCGCCAGCGCCGCGCGCTGGGCCTGCACTTCGTGCCCGAGGAGCGGCTGGGCCGCGGCGCGGTGCCGACCATGAGCCTGGCGCACAATTTGCTGCTCACGCGCGACGACGCCGTGGGCCGCGGCGGCTGGCTGCGCATGGATGCCCTGCAGCAGCAGGCGCGCGCGATCATCGAGCGCTTCCAGGTCAAGGCCGGCGGGCCGCAGGCGGTGGCGAAGTCGCTGTCGGGCGGCAACCTGCAGAAATTCATCGTGGGACGCGAGATCGAAGCCAAGCCGCGGCTGCTGATCATCTCGCAGCCCACCTGGGGCGTGGACGTGGGCGCCGCGGCGCAGATCCGCGGCGAGATCCTGGCGCTGCGCGACGCGGGCTGCGCGGTGCTCGTGCTCAGTGAGGAGTTGGACGAATTGTTTGAAATCTGTGACCGGCTGCATGTGGTGGCCAAGGGCCAGCTGTCGCCCTCCGTGCCCCGGGCCGAGGCCACGGTGCAGCGCATCGGCGAATGGATGAGCGGGCTGTGGCATGACGAGGCGCCGGCCGGCGCGGCAGGAGCGCAGCATGCTCAGGCTTGA
- a CDS encoding ABC transporter permease: MLRLEPRPQVSKLWTYASPVLALAITVLIGVALFVLLGKDPVRGLQAFFWEPIKSGYALGELVMKATPLLLVALGLAVCFRSNVWNIGAEGQFVIGAVCAGGIALLADKDTGPWIVPAILAAGVIGGMLWAAIVAFLRDRFNANETLVSLMLVYVAILVLGYLVYGPWKDPMGYNFPQSKTFERVTQIPKLIDGMRMNIGVILALLGAGALWIFLARTRAGFAQQVSGLAPAAALYAGFSSRRALWTALLVSGGAAGLAGALEVAGPMGQLTPYVPAGYGFAAIIVAFVGRLHPVGMIFSAILMSMFYIGGELAQSRLGLPKSLTGVFQGLLLFALLACDTLVAYRLRWRRAAPAIKGGA, encoded by the coding sequence ATGCTCAGGCTTGAACCGCGTCCCCAGGTCTCGAAACTCTGGACCTATGCCTCGCCGGTGCTGGCGCTGGCCATCACCGTGCTGATCGGCGTCGCGCTGTTCGTGCTGCTGGGCAAGGACCCGGTGCGCGGGCTGCAGGCCTTCTTCTGGGAGCCGATCAAGTCGGGCTACGCGCTGGGCGAACTGGTCATGAAGGCCACGCCGCTGCTGCTGGTGGCGCTGGGCCTGGCGGTGTGCTTTCGCTCCAATGTCTGGAACATCGGCGCCGAAGGGCAGTTCGTCATTGGCGCGGTGTGCGCCGGCGGCATTGCGCTGCTGGCGGACAAGGACACCGGGCCTTGGATCGTGCCCGCGATCCTGGCGGCCGGGGTCATCGGGGGCATGCTCTGGGCGGCGATCGTCGCCTTCCTGCGCGACCGTTTCAACGCCAACGAGACGCTGGTCAGCCTGATGCTGGTCTATGTCGCGATCCTGGTGCTGGGTTACCTGGTCTACGGCCCGTGGAAGGACCCGATGGGCTACAACTTCCCGCAGAGCAAGACCTTCGAGCGCGTGACGCAGATTCCGAAGCTGATCGACGGCATGCGCATGAATATCGGCGTGATCCTCGCGCTGCTGGGCGCGGGCGCGCTGTGGATCTTCCTGGCGCGCACGCGCGCCGGCTTCGCGCAGCAGGTCAGCGGCCTGGCGCCGGCAGCCGCGCTGTACGCCGGCTTTTCCTCGCGCCGCGCGCTGTGGACGGCGCTGCTGGTCTCGGGCGGCGCGGCCGGCCTGGCCGGGGCGCTGGAAGTCGCCGGCCCGATGGGCCAGCTCACGCCCTACGTTCCCGCGGGCTACGGTTTCGCCGCGATCATCGTGGCCTTTGTCGGACGCCTGCACCCCGTGGGCATGATCTTTTCCGCCATTCTCATGAGCATGTTCTATATCGGCGGCGAGCTGGCGCAGTCGCGCCTGGGCCTGCCCAAGTCCCTCACCGGCGTGTTCCAGGGCCTGCTGCTGTTCGCGCTGCTGGCCTGCGACACGCTGGTGGCCTACCGCCTGCGCTGGCGCCGCGCCGCTCCCGCAATCAAGGGAGGTGCGTGA
- a CDS encoding ABC transporter permease, which translates to MESYALLFGSTLSAGTVLALAALGLLINEKAGIINLGAEGMMLCAAIAGFAAVVHTGNTWAGFGAGMAVGALLAGLFGLLVIWLNTNQQATGLALTLFGAGFSAFAGLGYVQAKLPELPKYAIPGLADIPLLGPALFRHHPLVYIVVLLAIAMVWFLYRSRAGLVLRAVGESPESAHALGYNVRGIRLAAVMFGGAMCGLAGAFISTVYTPLWVEGMVAGRGWIALALTTFATWRPARILLGAYLFGGVTMLQFHLQASGVQLASQLLSMLPYVATIVVLVLISRNPAWIRANMPASLGKPFHPGS; encoded by the coding sequence ATGGAGTCGTATGCATTGCTTTTCGGCTCCACGCTGAGCGCCGGCACGGTGCTGGCGCTGGCCGCGCTCGGGCTGCTGATCAACGAGAAGGCCGGCATCATCAACCTGGGCGCCGAGGGCATGATGCTGTGCGCCGCCATTGCCGGGTTCGCGGCCGTGGTGCACACCGGCAACACCTGGGCGGGTTTCGGCGCCGGCATGGCCGTCGGGGCGCTGCTGGCGGGCCTGTTCGGACTGCTGGTCATCTGGCTCAACACCAACCAGCAGGCCACGGGCCTGGCGCTGACGCTGTTCGGCGCGGGCTTCTCGGCGTTTGCTGGCCTGGGCTATGTGCAGGCCAAGCTGCCCGAGCTGCCGAAGTACGCGATTCCCGGCCTGGCCGACATTCCGCTGCTGGGGCCCGCGCTGTTTCGCCACCACCCGCTGGTCTACATCGTGGTGCTGCTGGCCATTGCCATGGTCTGGTTCCTCTACCGCTCGCGTGCCGGCCTGGTGCTGCGCGCGGTGGGCGAGTCGCCCGAGTCGGCGCATGCACTGGGCTACAACGTGCGCGGCATCCGCCTGGCGGCCGTGATGTTCGGCGGCGCGATGTGCGGCCTGGCCGGCGCGTTCATCTCCACCGTGTACACCCCGCTGTGGGTCGAGGGCATGGTGGCCGGGCGCGGCTGGATCGCGCTGGCGCTCACCACCTTCGCCACCTGGCGCCCGGCGCGCATCCTGCTCGGCGCCTACCTGTTCGGCGGCGTGACCATGCTGCAGTTCCACCTGCAGGCCTCCGGCGTGCAGCTGGCCAGCCAGCTGCTGAGCATGCTGCCCTATGTCGCGACCATCGTCGTGCTGGTGCTGATCTCGCGCAATCCGGCCTGGATTCGTGCGAACATGCCGGCCTCGCTCGGCAAGCCCTTCCATCCAGGCTCCTGA
- a CDS encoding BMP family ABC transporter substrate-binding protein, which translates to MTNLHKRSLLKAAALSAVALAALVACGKKEEAAAPAAAPAPEAAAAAEPLKIGFMYVSPVGDGGWTFQHEKARQALQAEFAGKIETSLVESVPEGPDAERVLRDMVGQGNKLVFATSFGYMEPVQKVAAEAKDVKFEHATGYKTADNVRTYDARTYEGAYLAGIIAGGMSKSGQIGVVASVPIPEVLRNINSYVLGAQSVNPKITARVVWVNEWFSPPKESEAATTLINGGADVLYQNTNSPAVLKTAQERGVRAFGKDSDMSAYAPKAHLASAEINWLPYYRKITQDTLAGTWSTGQDWWGVKEGAMDLVSIADDVPQELKDKVAAAKAGLKDGSFHIWKGPLKDNTGKQLLAEGANGDHAFLSGINFYVAGIDGTVPGANK; encoded by the coding sequence ATGACGAATCTGCACAAACGCTCCCTTCTCAAGGCCGCCGCGCTGTCGGCGGTGGCCCTGGCCGCGCTGGTGGCCTGCGGCAAGAAGGAAGAAGCCGCTGCGCCCGCAGCCGCGCCTGCGCCCGAAGCCGCTGCCGCGGCCGAGCCGCTGAAGATCGGCTTCATGTACGTGAGCCCGGTGGGCGACGGCGGCTGGACCTTCCAGCACGAGAAGGCGCGCCAGGCGCTGCAGGCCGAGTTCGCAGGCAAGATCGAGACCTCGCTGGTCGAGAGCGTGCCCGAGGGCCCGGACGCCGAGCGCGTGCTGCGCGACATGGTCGGCCAGGGCAACAAGCTGGTGTTCGCCACCAGCTTCGGCTACATGGAGCCGGTGCAGAAGGTGGCCGCCGAGGCCAAGGACGTGAAGTTTGAGCATGCCACCGGCTACAAGACCGCGGACAACGTGCGCACCTACGACGCGCGCACCTATGAAGGCGCGTACCTCGCGGGCATCATTGCCGGCGGCATGAGCAAGTCCGGCCAGATCGGCGTCGTGGCCTCGGTGCCGATCCCCGAAGTGCTGCGCAACATCAACAGCTATGTGCTGGGCGCGCAAAGCGTGAACCCGAAGATCACGGCGCGCGTGGTCTGGGTCAACGAATGGTTCAGCCCGCCCAAGGAATCCGAAGCCGCCACGACGCTGATCAACGGCGGCGCGGACGTGCTCTACCAGAACACCAATTCCCCCGCGGTGCTCAAGACCGCCCAGGAGCGCGGCGTGCGCGCTTTCGGCAAGGACTCCGACATGAGCGCCTACGCGCCCAAGGCGCATCTGGCTTCGGCCGAGATCAACTGGCTGCCCTACTATCGCAAGATCACGCAGGACACGCTGGCCGGCACCTGGAGCACGGGCCAGGACTGGTGGGGCGTGAAGGAAGGCGCGATGGACCTGGTGAGCATTGCCGACGACGTGCCGCAGGAGCTCAAGGACAAGGTCGCCGCCGCCAAGGCCGGCCTCAAGGACGGCAGCTTCCACATCTGGAAGGGCCCGCTCAAGGACAACACCGGCAAGCAACTGCTGGCCGAAGGCGCCAACGGCGACCATGCCTTCCTCAGCGGCATCAACTTCTACGTGGCCGGCATCGACGGCACCGTGCCGGGCGCCAACAAGTGA
- a CDS encoding BMP family ABC transporter substrate-binding protein: MTDLHKRSMFKMAALTAVAAAALAGCGKKEEPAPAPAAAPEAAAPAKAEPLKIAFAYVGPVGDGGWSFAHDQARKKLEQEFGDRIQTSYVESVPEGPDAERVLRDMAGQGNKLIFGTTFGYMEAIQKIAPDFADVKFEHATGYKTAANVRTYDSRTYEGAYLAGIIAGAMTKSNTLGVVGSVPIPEVLRNINSFTLGAQSVNPNIKTKVVWVNEWFSPPKETEAATSLINGGADVLFQNTDSPAVLKTAQEKGKRAFGWDSDMTAYGPKAHLGSAIINWQPYYSKAVNEALAGNWTTGSSWWGVKEGTIDLVSIADDVPAEIKAKVEQVKAGLKNGSFTIWKGPIAGQDGKELLAAGTAADDKFLSGVNFYIKGVEGNVPGGDKK; the protein is encoded by the coding sequence ATGACTGATCTGCACAAGCGTTCGATGTTCAAGATGGCGGCACTGACCGCCGTGGCAGCGGCCGCCCTGGCCGGCTGCGGCAAGAAGGAAGAGCCGGCACCGGCTCCTGCCGCCGCTCCCGAAGCCGCGGCACCCGCCAAGGCCGAGCCGCTGAAGATTGCCTTTGCCTATGTCGGCCCCGTGGGCGACGGCGGCTGGTCGTTTGCCCACGACCAGGCGCGCAAGAAGCTGGAGCAGGAATTCGGCGACAGGATCCAGACCAGCTACGTCGAAAGCGTGCCCGAGGGCCCCGACGCCGAACGCGTGCTGCGCGACATGGCCGGCCAGGGCAACAAGCTGATCTTCGGCACCACCTTCGGCTACATGGAGGCGATCCAGAAGATCGCTCCCGACTTCGCCGACGTGAAGTTCGAGCACGCCACCGGCTACAAGACCGCCGCCAACGTGCGCACCTACGACAGCCGCACCTATGAAGGCGCCTACCTGGCGGGCATCATTGCCGGCGCGATGACCAAGAGCAACACGCTGGGCGTGGTCGGTTCGGTGCCGATCCCCGAAGTGCTGCGCAACATCAACAGCTTCACGCTGGGCGCGCAGTCGGTGAACCCGAACATCAAGACCAAGGTGGTCTGGGTCAACGAATGGTTCAGCCCGCCGAAGGAAACCGAAGCCGCGACCTCGCTGATCAACGGCGGCGCCGACGTGCTGTTCCAGAACACCGACTCGCCCGCCGTGCTCAAGACCGCGCAGGAAAAGGGCAAGCGCGCCTTCGGCTGGGATTCGGACATGACCGCCTACGGCCCCAAGGCCCACCTGGGCTCGGCCATCATCAACTGGCAGCCCTACTACAGCAAGGCGGTCAACGAAGCGCTGGCCGGCAACTGGACCACCGGCTCGAGCTGGTGGGGCGTGAAGGAGGGCACCATCGACCTGGTGTCGATTGCCGACGACGTGCCGGCCGAGATCAAGGCCAAGGTCGAACAGGTCAAGGCCGGCCTCAAGAACGGCAGCTTCACGATCTGGAAGGGCCCGATCGCCGGCCAGGACGGCAAGGAACTGCTGGCTGCAGGCACCGCGGCCGACGACAAGTTCCTGTCGGGCGTGAATTTCTACATCAAGGGCGTCGAAGGCAACGTGCCTGGCGGCGACAAGAAGTAA
- a CDS encoding aromatic ring-hydroxylating oxygenase subunit alpha: protein MEKTLWHPVALAEAVVHAPLAVQLLQQDLVLWRDQAGQVHAFVDRCPHRGARLSLGRVEADRLECPYHGWQFAADGHCEHVPAVPDFVPPPAHCVRSFAVQELYGLVWVQLEAADVAAPQFPAEGDDRLRKLNCGPYDVAASAPRIIENFLDMSHFGFVHEGWLGSRDATAMERYDVEDTPTGVRATNCKARQPQSNLHSTAAADVHYTYEVTDPYTALLYKLPEAGTSREGWHESIGLFICPLTPETSRVWFRLAVADFDTPDAQLQAFQHTIFTQDQPVLESQQPKCLPLDPRAELHSAADRLSSAYRRYLKARGISFGVCR, encoded by the coding sequence ATGGAAAAAACACTCTGGCATCCGGTGGCGCTCGCCGAGGCCGTCGTGCATGCGCCACTGGCCGTGCAACTCTTGCAACAGGACCTGGTGCTGTGGCGCGACCAGGCCGGCCAGGTCCACGCCTTCGTGGACCGCTGCCCGCACCGCGGCGCCCGGCTCTCGCTGGGCCGCGTCGAGGCCGACCGGCTTGAATGCCCCTATCACGGCTGGCAGTTCGCGGCCGACGGCCACTGCGAACATGTACCGGCCGTGCCCGATTTCGTTCCCCCGCCCGCGCATTGCGTGCGCAGCTTCGCCGTGCAGGAACTCTACGGCCTGGTCTGGGTGCAGCTCGAGGCCGCGGACGTGGCTGCGCCGCAATTTCCCGCCGAAGGCGACGACCGGCTGCGCAAGCTCAATTGCGGGCCCTACGATGTGGCCGCCAGCGCGCCGCGCATCATCGAGAACTTCCTCGACATGTCGCACTTCGGTTTCGTGCACGAAGGCTGGCTGGGTTCGCGCGACGCCACGGCCATGGAGCGCTACGACGTCGAAGACACGCCGACCGGCGTGCGCGCGACGAACTGCAAGGCGCGTCAGCCGCAGTCGAACCTGCACTCGACGGCCGCCGCCGACGTGCATTACACCTACGAGGTGACCGATCCCTACACCGCGCTGCTGTACAAGCTGCCCGAGGCGGGCACGAGCCGGGAAGGCTGGCATGAATCCATAGGCCTGTTCATCTGCCCGCTCACGCCCGAGACCAGCCGCGTCTGGTTCCGCCTGGCGGTGGCCGACTTCGACACCCCCGACGCGCAATTGCAGGCCTTCCAGCACACCATCTTCACCCAGGACCAGCCGGTGCTCGAGTCGCAGCAGCCCAAATGCCTGCCGCTCGACCCGCGCGCCGAGTTGCACAGCGCGGCCGACCGGCTGTCGTCCGCCTACCGCCGCTACCTCAAGGCGCGCGGCATTTCCTTTGGAGTCTGCCGATGA
- a CDS encoding adenosine deaminase yields MTPALTDTTLLALLRDMPKAELHVHIEGTLEPELIFALAERNQIELPYADVEALRRAYAFTDLQSFLDIYYAGASVLLHEQDFYDMARAYLARAVRDRVVHAEIFFDPQTHTARGVPMASVINGLYRACRDAERDWGISCALILCFLRHLSEEDAFQTLAQAMPLRDRFIGVGLDSSELGHPPEKFARVFAHCRELGLHLVAHAGEEGPAAYIWSALDTLQVERIDHGVQAQHDAALMQRLARERIALTVCPLSNQKLQVFPDLSQHNLPRMLEAGLRVTVNSDDPAYFGGYINDNFEQLFAVTGMGPAQAYRLARNSLQASFVGESRKHAWREQLDDCFVRHGFQDAIDTSEGAPILP; encoded by the coding sequence ATGACCCCCGCATTGACCGACACGACCTTGCTGGCCCTGCTGCGCGACATGCCCAAAGCCGAGCTGCACGTGCATATCGAAGGCACGCTCGAGCCCGAACTGATCTTCGCGCTGGCCGAACGCAACCAGATCGAGCTGCCCTATGCCGATGTCGAGGCGCTGCGCCGCGCCTATGCCTTCACCGACCTGCAGAGCTTTCTCGACATCTACTACGCGGGCGCCAGCGTGCTGCTGCACGAGCAGGACTTCTACGACATGGCGCGCGCCTACCTGGCGCGCGCGGTGCGCGACCGGGTGGTGCATGCCGAGATCTTCTTCGACCCGCAGACCCACACCGCGCGCGGCGTGCCGATGGCCTCGGTCATCAACGGCCTGTACCGCGCCTGCCGCGACGCCGAGCGTGACTGGGGCATCTCCTGCGCGCTGATCCTGTGCTTCCTGCGCCACCTGAGCGAGGAGGACGCCTTCCAGACGCTGGCCCAGGCCATGCCGCTGCGCGACCGCTTCATCGGCGTCGGCCTCGACAGCAGCGAGCTGGGCCACCCGCCCGAGAAGTTCGCGCGCGTGTTCGCGCACTGCCGCGAGCTGGGCCTGCATCTCGTCGCCCACGCGGGCGAGGAGGGCCCCGCGGCCTATATCTGGAGCGCGCTCGACACCCTGCAGGTGGAGCGCATCGACCATGGCGTGCAGGCCCAGCACGACGCGGCGCTGATGCAGCGGCTGGCGCGCGAGCGCATCGCGCTCACCGTGTGCCCGCTGTCGAACCAGAAGCTGCAGGTCTTCCCGGACCTGTCCCAGCACAACCTGCCCCGGATGCTCGAGGCGGGGCTGAGGGTCACGGTGAATTCCGACGACCCGGCCTATTTCGGCGGCTACATCAACGACAACTTCGAGCAATTGTTTGCCGTGACCGGAATGGGCCCGGCGCAGGCCTACCGGCTGGCGCGCAACAGCCTGCAGGCCAGCTTCGTCGGCGAGTCGCGCAAGCATGCATGGAGGGAGCAGCTCGATGACTGCTTCGTGCGGCATGGCTTCCAGGATGCGATCGACACCAGCGAGGGGGCGCCCATCCTGCCGTAA
- a CDS encoding BMP family ABC transporter substrate-binding protein yields the protein MYKNLAAALAAACFFAPVFSQPAKAQPDAGKPLSAAFVYVTPVLEAGWTHQHDAGRKAAEAALGKQLQTTVVADVPEGPDAERVLRDLARSGHQLIFTTSFGYMEPTMRVARDFPGVKFESITGYKRADNVATANARYYEGRYLSGIAAARMSKSGVAGYVAGFPIPEVLQGINAFTLGMRSVNPSAQVKVVWLDTWFDPARERDAAMTLMNQGADVLAFHSATNAVMVAAQERGKFAVAYHSDMRAVAPDAQILAVTHQWGDYYTRRARAVRDGTWTSGDVWGGVREGMIRLEAFGRKVPAAVQKEVLAQQQAMAQGRLQPFAAGQGDVRDNSGRVVIAKGTQLNDAQILGMNWLVEGVQGNIKH from the coding sequence ATGTACAAAAACCTCGCAGCCGCGCTTGCGGCCGCCTGTTTTTTCGCCCCCGTCTTTTCCCAGCCCGCGAAGGCCCAACCAGATGCCGGCAAGCCGCTGTCGGCGGCATTCGTCTATGTCACGCCGGTGCTCGAAGCCGGCTGGACGCACCAGCACGATGCCGGACGCAAGGCCGCCGAGGCCGCACTCGGCAAACAGCTGCAGACCACGGTGGTGGCCGATGTGCCCGAAGGCCCCGATGCCGAGCGCGTGCTGCGCGATCTCGCACGCAGCGGCCACCAGCTGATCTTCACCACCAGCTTCGGCTACATGGAGCCGACGATGCGCGTGGCGCGCGACTTTCCCGGCGTGAAGTTCGAGTCGATCACCGGCTACAAGCGTGCCGACAACGTCGCCACCGCCAATGCGCGCTACTACGAGGGCCGCTACCTGTCGGGCATTGCCGCGGCGCGCATGAGCAAGAGCGGCGTGGCCGGCTACGTCGCGGGCTTTCCCATTCCCGAAGTGCTGCAGGGCATCAACGCGTTCACGCTGGGCATGCGTTCGGTCAACCCTTCGGCCCAGGTCAAGGTGGTCTGGCTCGACACCTGGTTCGATCCCGCCAGGGAGCGCGATGCCGCCATGACGCTGATGAACCAGGGCGCCGATGTGCTGGCCTTCCATTCGGCGACCAACGCGGTGATGGTCGCGGCGCAGGAGCGCGGCAAGTTCGCCGTGGCCTACCACTCCGACATGCGTGCGGTGGCGCCCGATGCGCAGATCCTGGCCGTGACGCACCAGTGGGGCGACTACTACACACGGCGCGCGCGCGCCGTGCGGGACGGCACCTGGACCAGCGGCGATGTCTGGGGCGGCGTGCGCGAAGGCATGATCCGCCTCGAGGCCTTTGGCCGCAAGGTCCCCGCGGCCGTGCAAAAGGAAGTGCTGGCGCAGCAGCAGGCCATGGCCCAGGGCCGCCTGCAGCCCTTTGCCGCAGGGCAGGGCGATGTGCGCGACAACTCCGGCCGCGTCGTGATTGCCAAGGGTACACAGCTCAATGATGCGCAGATCCTGGGCATGAACTGGCTGGTCGAAGGCGTCCAGGGCAACATCAAACATTGA